One Clostridia bacterium genomic region harbors:
- a CDS encoding glycoside hydrolase family 2 TIM barrel-domain containing protein, whose protein sequence is MKNLDKIEGGYPRPQLVRQSFLSLDGLWQYSITNSKDFPTNYDGQIIVPFSPEAKLSGVEKVVMPQDYLHYNLDFEIKRGFNKGRILLHFGAVDSICDCFINGNFVGNHVGGYTPFSYDITEFVAAGQNNIKLIVKDYTDTSYHTRGKQRIKRGGIWYSMQSGIWQTVWIESVERNYISSLKVVPDYDNSKVVITVESVGKLTNLNALVSFEGEEVAVCEFEGDTATIQLDNFHAWDTTCPDLYDLLVICDTDAVTSYFGMRKFSIEKDKYGYKRFFLNNKVVFLNGLLDQGYNQLGLLTPPNQELMQQDILTAKKMGFNMLRKHIKIEPLKWYYYCDLLGMLVWQDMINGGSKYSKSTTMYLPFFNIKIKDNQYKRFGRSDDASRTQFYKEYKEMLTYLQNVVSLCVWTPFNEGWGQFDSVEVTAYTKQVDPTRLVDSASGWHDQGAGDFASQHIYFKKVPIIKDNRAIALTEFGGYSYAVPDHIFNVGKTFGYKKFKDKDKLFNAYVKLYSSQVIPYISKGLSVAIYTQLTDVEDEVNGLITYDRLVCKFDIDRIKEFNERIKID, encoded by the coding sequence ATGAAAAATTTAGATAAAATAGAGGGCGGATATCCTCGTCCTCAGCTTGTAAGACAAAGTTTTCTAAGCCTAGACGGTTTGTGGCAGTATTCTATTACAAATAGTAAAGATTTCCCTACAAATTACGACGGACAAATTATTGTTCCATTTTCACCCGAGGCAAAGTTGTCTGGGGTAGAAAAAGTTGTTATGCCACAAGACTATTTACATTATAACTTAGACTTTGAAATTAAGCGGGGCTTTAACAAGGGGCGAATTCTTTTGCACTTTGGAGCAGTAGACAGCATTTGCGATTGTTTTATCAACGGAAACTTTGTAGGCAATCACGTTGGCGGTTATACTCCGTTTAGTTATGACATCACCGAATTTGTAGCAGCCGGGCAAAACAACATTAAATTAATAGTTAAAGATTATACCGATACAAGCTATCATACACGAGGCAAACAAAGAATAAAGCGTGGCGGTATTTGGTATTCTATGCAAAGCGGTATTTGGCAAACCGTGTGGATAGAAAGCGTAGAAAGAAATTACATATCTTCTTTAAAAGTCGTACCCGATTATGACAATTCTAAGGTGGTAATAACAGTCGAGAGCGTAGGCAAATTGACTAATCTTAACGCCCTTGTTTCTTTTGAGGGCGAAGAAGTCGCAGTATGCGAGTTTGAGGGCGACACCGCCACAATACAATTAGATAACTTTCACGCTTGGGATACAACCTGTCCCGACCTATACGACCTACTTGTAATATGCGATACCGACGCAGTAACAAGCTACTTTGGTATGCGTAAATTCTCAATAGAAAAAGATAAGTATGGCTATAAACGTTTCTTTCTCAACAACAAAGTTGTTTTTTTAAACGGGTTGCTCGACCAAGGCTACAATCAACTCGGGTTGCTTACTCCGCCAAACCAAGAATTAATGCAACAAGACATTCTTACGGCTAAAAAAATGGGCTTTAATATGCTTAGAAAACATATTAAAATAGAGCCGTTAAAGTGGTACTATTATTGCGATTTATTAGGTATGTTAGTATGGCAAGATATGATAAACGGCGGTAGTAAGTATAGCAAATCTACCACAATGTATTTACCTTTTTTTAATATTAAAATTAAAGATAATCAATATAAACGCTTTGGAAGAAGCGACGATGCAAGTCGAACTCAATTCTATAAAGAATATAAAGAAATGCTTACTTATCTTCAAAATGTCGTGAGTTTGTGTGTTTGGACGCCGTTCAACGAGGGTTGGGGACAATTCGACAGCGTTGAGGTTACGGCGTACACCAAACAAGTCGACCCTACTAGGCTAGTCGATTCGGCTAGCGGTTGGCACGACCAAGGCGCAGGCGACTTTGCCTCTCAACATATTTACTTTAAAAAAGTACCAATAATTAAAGACAATAGAGCTATTGCTTTGACCGAATTTGGCGGATACTCCTACGCTGTACCCGACCATATTTTTAACGTCGGCAAGACTTTTGGCTACAAGAAATTTAAAGACAAAGACAAGTTGTTTAACGCCTACGTTAAACTATATTCTAGTCAAGTTATTCCATATATTAGCAAGGGGCTAAGCGTAGCGATTTATACTCAGCTAACCGACGTAGAGGACGAAGTTAACGGCTTAATCACTTACGACCGCTTAGTATGCAAATTTGATATTGACAGGATAAAAGAATTTAATGAAAGAATTAAAATCGACTAA
- a CDS encoding EFR1 family ferrodoxin (N-terminal region resembles flavodoxins. C-terminal ferrodoxin region binds two 4Fe-4S clusters.) produces the protein MANALIYNFSGTGNTGIATNFIAEQLTKRGYEVRQVKITYPFLPPPSQAYDVVGFGYPVHAFNTPQIVLKYAKLLPDVDNVPTFIFKTSGEPFKLNNASSYSLYRILSKKGYHVLTDTHLLMPYNILFRYPDSLAKQMYLHTKSMAKQIVDKVLSGKSDKIHYSLPAIMWSMSFRVEWLGTKLNGRLIKATDKCVGCGKCVKICPMNNISLVNGVAKFGHKCTMCMACAMACPQNAVKAGIVNRFKVNGNYDFEKLASDDSIPGEYITSQTKGYFKTFLKYYKKNSLKEEFQTVASQTESVKQDIDAVASQTENIQDKGDDA, from the coding sequence ATGGCAAATGCATTAATTTACAATTTTAGCGGTACGGGCAACACCGGTATAGCTACAAACTTTATAGCCGAGCAACTTACCAAGCGAGGATACGAAGTACGGCAGGTCAAAATTACCTACCCCTTTTTACCTCCGCCAAGCCAAGCCTATGACGTAGTTGGTTTTGGGTACCCTGTTCACGCTTTTAATACCCCTCAAATTGTTTTAAAGTACGCTAAGTTGTTGCCAGATGTCGACAACGTTCCAACTTTTATATTTAAGACTAGCGGAGAGCCGTTTAAGCTCAACAACGCTTCTTCTTATTCTCTTTACCGCATTTTAAGTAAGAAGGGCTACCACGTCTTGACCGACACTCACTTACTAATGCCTTACAATATTTTGTTTCGTTACCCCGATTCGCTGGCAAAACAAATGTACCTACATACTAAGTCAATGGCAAAACAAATTGTAGACAAGGTTTTATCGGGCAAAAGCGATAAAATTCATTATAGTTTGCCGGCTATTATGTGGAGTATGTCATTTAGAGTAGAGTGGTTGGGAACTAAACTTAACGGCAGACTTATTAAAGCTACGGATAAATGCGTAGGCTGTGGCAAGTGCGTAAAGATTTGCCCAATGAACAACATTTCGCTTGTCAATGGCGTAGCTAAGTTTGGTCATAAGTGTACTATGTGTATGGCTTGCGCTATGGCTTGTCCGCAAAATGCCGTAAAAGCAGGCATAGTCAACCGATTTAAAGTAAACGGCAATTATGATTTTGAAAAACTTGCAAGCGACGACTCTATCCCCGGCGAATACATTACAAGCCAAACAAAAGGCTATTTTAAGACCTTTTTAAAATATTATAAAAAGAATTCCTTAAAAGAAGAATTTCAAACGGTAGCTAGTCAAACCGAAAGCGTTAAACAAGATATTGATGCGGTAGCTAGTCAAACCGAAAATATCCAAGATAAAGGCGACGACGCATAG
- the tadA gene encoding tRNA adenosine(34) deaminase TadA, producing MKELKSTNLTDLDYMRLALLEAQKASRHDEVPIGAIVVLDGRIIAHATNKRRKGDILGHAEVIALKKASRRLRDWRLQDCDLYVTLEPCAMCVGVAVNARIRRIIFGAYDLNAGCCGSVIDLTKTFKLNHTVTVTSGIMQEECSKLISLYFANKRKKAKSLDKKINKKI from the coding sequence ATGAAAGAATTAAAATCGACTAATTTGACCGACCTAGATTATATGCGTTTGGCTCTTTTAGAGGCTCAAAAGGCAAGCCGTCACGACGAAGTTCCAATAGGGGCTATTGTTGTGCTAGACGGTAGAATTATTGCCCACGCCACAAACAAGAGGCGTAAAGGGGATATCTTAGGACACGCCGAAGTAATTGCGCTAAAAAAAGCAAGTCGAAGGTTGCGTGACTGGCGTCTACAAGATTGCGATTTATACGTCACGCTCGAACCTTGCGCTATGTGCGTAGGGGTTGCAGTAAACGCTCGTATTAGACGCATTATTTTTGGCGCTTACGACTTAAACGCAGGTTGTTGCGGTAGCGTAATCGACCTAACAAAGACCTTTAAACTTAACCATACCGTAACCGTAACTAGCGGAATTATGCAAGAAGAATGTTCGAAATTAATTAGCCTATACTTTGCAAATAAGAGAAAGAAGGCTAAAAGTTTAGACAAAAAAATTAATAAAAAGATTTAA